A stretch of Candidatus Cloacimonadota bacterium DNA encodes these proteins:
- a CDS encoding 2,3,4,5-tetrahydropyridine-2,6-dicarboxylate N-succinyltransferase, with protein sequence MQDAIIALYNNKPEGYTPADRSLFEDFIQALNEGRIRACEPTEQGWKVNQWIKMGILIGFRMGELAEIPWSERKSFFDKDTLPEKVFTLKDRVRLVPGGSSARSGCFVAPGVAVMPPSFINIGTYVDSGTLVDSHALVGSCAQIGKNVHLSAGAMIGGVLEPIGSRPVVIEDDAFIGGNTGIYEGILVQKRAVIASGTIITASTPIWDSVRQEFLQRDPGGSFTVPEGAVVVPGSRQMKNDPSFQVYCPVIVKYRDAKTDNAVQLEQDLRAVFD encoded by the coding sequence ATGCAAGACGCCATCATTGCCCTATACAACAACAAGCCAGAGGGTTACACTCCCGCGGACAGGTCCCTCTTCGAGGATTTCATCCAAGCTCTGAACGAAGGACGGATCAGGGCCTGCGAGCCTACTGAACAAGGCTGGAAAGTGAACCAGTGGATCAAGATGGGCATCCTGATTGGTTTTCGGATGGGCGAGCTTGCTGAAATCCCCTGGAGCGAACGCAAGAGCTTTTTTGACAAGGATACCCTGCCGGAGAAGGTTTTCACACTCAAGGACCGAGTGCGCCTGGTGCCGGGAGGAAGTTCCGCGCGCAGCGGCTGCTTCGTTGCTCCCGGAGTGGCGGTGATGCCGCCTTCCTTCATCAACATCGGGACATATGTGGACAGCGGCACCCTGGTTGATTCCCACGCCTTGGTGGGGTCTTGCGCGCAGATCGGTAAAAATGTCCATCTCTCAGCCGGGGCCATGATCGGTGGTGTGCTTGAGCCCATCGGTTCCCGCCCTGTGGTGATAGAGGACGACGCTTTCATCGGCGGCAACACTGGCATCTACGAAGGCATTCTAGTCCAGAAGCGGGCTGTGATCGCCTCCGGAACCATCATCACGGCTTCCACGCCAATCTGGGATTCAGTGCGCCAGGAGTTTCTCCAGCGTGACCCTGGCGGCTCTTTCACCGTGCCGGAAGGCGCCGTGGTTGTTCCCGGAAGTAGGCAAATGAAGAATGATCCCAGCTTTCAGGTCTATTGCCCCGTGATCGTGAAATACCGCGACGCCAAGACCGACAACGCCGTGCAGCTCGAGCAGGACCTGCGTGCCGTTTTTGACTGA
- a CDS encoding pyridoxal phosphate-dependent aminotransferase — translation MSYDFDRITNRRGSGCFKYDGLNMIYGRDDLISLWVADMDFPVAPAIMEALQKRLDHGIFGYNLRLPVFYDTVLNWVEKQYGYKADGDWMLSTPGVMPAVSLAVTVLTEPGDGVLIQTPVYRPFHNAALDQGRVLLTSPLLLKDGRYEIDFDDFESKLKGAKLFILCSPHNPVGRLWSEAELRKMGQLCRQHGVTVISDEIHADLVFDGAKAVSIAALDDFADITICCMSAAKSFNLAGLATSVVLVKNPSLRQPLASAIEKYHLFMGNSFGIEATIAAYRDSEDWLQALLTYLEGNRAFLLDAFERELPQLKMLKPEACYLAWIDFRALGLSDKAIADLLVNKARLALDPGLKFGDEGAGFQRLNFGCPRSVLAEAVDRLKKAISEG, via the coding sequence ATGAGCTATGATTTTGACCGGATTACCAATCGGCGCGGCAGCGGTTGCTTTAAGTATGACGGCCTGAACATGATCTATGGGCGGGACGATCTGATTTCGCTTTGGGTGGCGGACATGGATTTTCCCGTGGCGCCAGCTATCATGGAAGCCTTGCAAAAGCGGCTCGATCACGGCATCTTTGGCTACAATCTGCGCCTGCCTGTGTTTTACGACACGGTTCTGAACTGGGTGGAAAAGCAGTATGGCTACAAGGCGGACGGCGACTGGATGCTTTCCACGCCTGGAGTGATGCCGGCTGTAAGTCTGGCGGTCACTGTGCTGACTGAGCCCGGCGACGGAGTTCTGATCCAAACCCCGGTTTACCGTCCTTTCCACAACGCGGCTTTGGATCAGGGGCGGGTCTTGCTCACTTCCCCGCTGCTGCTGAAGGATGGGCGCTACGAGATTGATTTTGACGATTTTGAAAGCAAGCTGAAAGGCGCGAAGCTTTTCATCCTCTGCAGCCCCCACAATCCTGTGGGCAGGCTCTGGAGCGAGGCGGAGCTGCGGAAAATGGGCCAGCTTTGCCGTCAGCACGGCGTTACTGTGATCAGCGACGAAATTCACGCCGATCTGGTCTTTGACGGGGCCAAAGCCGTTTCCATCGCGGCTTTGGATGATTTCGCGGATATCACCATCTGCTGTATGTCAGCGGCCAAATCCTTCAACCTGGCCGGACTCGCCACCTCGGTGGTGCTGGTGAAGAACCCTTCTCTGCGCCAGCCTTTGGCTTCCGCCATCGAGAAATACCATCTCTTTATGGGCAACAGCTTCGGCATCGAAGCCACCATCGCCGCTTACCGGGATTCGGAAGACTGGCTGCAAGCGCTTCTGACCTATCTGGAAGGGAACCGGGCCTTTCTGCTTGATGCTTTCGAGAGAGAGCTTCCTCAGTTGAAGATGCTCAAGCCGGAGGCATGCTATCTAGCTTGGATAGATTTTCGCGCTTTGGGCCTCTCAGACAAGGCGATAGCGGACCTGCTGGTAAACAAAGCGAGGCTGGCTCTCGATCCCGGGCTGAAATTCGGAGACGAGGGCGCGGGCTTCCAAAGGCTGAATTTCGGTTGCCCCAGGTCGGTCCTGGCCGAAGCAGTGGACCGGCTTAAAAAAGCCATCAGCGAGGGTTAA
- a CDS encoding amidohydrolase, translating to MNYIFTNGRLLTCETPGAMLNASLLVAWGKIAAIGSLDECKRFSKEPFELIDLRGNMLLPAFTDTHTHFTEYAKNRTQINLTGCASISEIRERLENYRRDYPELPRWILGGGWNKNIIDEPQYLNRQLLDELFPNTPTALYSKDYHSRWCNSAALKAAGITFNSPDPAGGLIQRDYAGHPTGILVETASEGLEKFIEPLSDEQTFRCLEQAAREIHKLGLVSVHSMEVPAGARVLEAFCSQSQLLRVCRHFYLDEFPGIRDSGQHTGSGDNWLRLGGLKLFADGSLGSQTGAIFVEYPHSKGNRGILRHSEEEIFALAKQAAEHGFSCLVHAIGDRAVFTVIQALLRLRQSGIKPPSPFRIEHLQSIRSQDIPLLKECGACCSIQPVHLANDVDMIEDHWCQIKNEAYSFRSIFDAGIPVSFGSDAPIETISPFSGIYSAVERRKNLDPREPSWLPEQRISAHEAIYAYTLGAAKASGAEGWTGSLTPGKVADLIVLRDFTALPPDYWLEASALLTMLDGRIVFRDNI from the coding sequence ATGAACTATATCTTCACTAACGGACGCCTTCTAACCTGCGAAACACCCGGGGCGATGCTCAACGCCTCGCTGCTGGTGGCGTGGGGCAAAATTGCTGCGATCGGCAGTCTGGATGAATGCAAACGCTTTTCCAAAGAACCTTTCGAGCTCATCGACCTGCGTGGAAACATGCTCCTGCCAGCTTTCACCGACACTCACACCCATTTCACAGAATACGCCAAAAACCGCACACAGATCAATCTGACCGGCTGTGCCAGCATCTCTGAGATCCGTGAACGTTTGGAAAACTATCGAAGGGATTATCCAGAACTTCCGCGTTGGATACTTGGCGGAGGCTGGAACAAGAACATCATCGATGAGCCTCAGTATCTGAACCGCCAACTTTTGGACGAGCTTTTCCCCAACACCCCCACAGCACTATACAGCAAAGACTATCACAGCCGCTGGTGCAATTCAGCAGCCTTGAAAGCTGCCGGAATCACATTTAACAGTCCGGACCCCGCCGGGGGACTGATCCAGAGGGATTATGCCGGTCATCCAACCGGGATTCTAGTGGAAACCGCTTCGGAAGGGCTGGAAAAGTTCATCGAGCCGCTTTCCGACGAGCAAACCTTCCGCTGTTTGGAGCAGGCTGCCCGAGAAATCCACAAACTTGGCCTGGTGAGCGTTCACAGCATGGAAGTCCCTGCCGGGGCCAGGGTTTTGGAGGCTTTTTGCTCCCAAAGCCAGCTGCTGAGGGTCTGCCGTCATTTCTATCTGGATGAGTTCCCTGGCATTCGGGATTCCGGCCAGCACACAGGCAGCGGCGACAACTGGCTTCGCCTGGGCGGCTTAAAGCTTTTTGCTGATGGTTCCCTGGGTTCACAGACAGGTGCGATTTTCGTAGAATATCCCCATTCAAAAGGCAATCGCGGCATCCTGCGCCACAGCGAGGAAGAGATCTTTGCCCTGGCCAAACAAGCCGCGGAACACGGATTTTCCTGCCTGGTCCATGCCATCGGCGACCGCGCTGTGTTCACTGTAATTCAGGCCCTGCTGCGCTTGCGTCAAAGCGGAATAAAGCCCCCAAGCCCTTTCAGGATCGAGCATTTGCAGTCCATCCGGTCTCAGGATATCCCACTATTGAAGGAATGCGGAGCCTGCTGCTCCATCCAGCCCGTGCATTTGGCCAACGATGTGGACATGATAGAAGACCACTGGTGCCAGATAAAAAACGAGGCCTATAGTTTCAGGTCAATCTTCGACGCCGGCATACCGGTGAGTTTCGGTTCTGACGCCCCCATCGAGACGATCAGTCCCTTCTCTGGCATCTACAGCGCTGTGGAACGCAGAAAGAATCTGGACCCGCGTGAGCCATCCTGGTTGCCGGAGCAGCGCATCAGCGCACATGAGGCCATCTATGCCTACACCTTGGGCGCGGCGAAAGCATCCGGAGCGGAAGGCTGGACAGGTTCCCTCACTCCGGGCAAGGTGGCGGACCTGATCGTCCTGCGGGATTTCACGGCACTTCCTCCGGATTACTGGCTGGAAGCGTCGGCGCTGCTCACCATGCTGGACGGGCGCATAGTTTTCAGAGATAACATATAA
- a CDS encoding PHP domain-containing protein has translation MIVKNIDPIKLINLHLHTNVSDGLLSPAQLVRRAQQIGLDLISITDHDTADAYRMLPKDIAPLRILPGMEISSQHEGSDVHVLAFGVNQASPSLVEMMEMYLIGRRERAVRMIEKLADLGMEITLEEVVAISGSRELIVRPHIAQIMVDRGYVASKNEAFDKYIGNDRPAFSPKPEFSVPDAIRVIHEADGFAIIAHPGKLEKESYIEEFIAMGIDGLEVWHPDHYQYQIQAYTEICQNNGLYMTAGSDFHGDPDRHNHFDAVPADSFILESVNRLWREYLCRVS, from the coding sequence ATGATAGTTAAGAATATAGATCCCATCAAGCTCATCAATCTACATTTGCACACCAACGTTTCAGATGGATTGCTCAGTCCAGCACAGCTGGTCAGGCGTGCCCAGCAAATCGGGCTGGACCTGATCTCCATAACAGACCACGACACCGCAGACGCTTATCGGATGCTACCAAAGGACATAGCTCCGCTGCGGATCCTGCCAGGGATGGAGATCAGTTCACAACATGAAGGCTCAGATGTCCATGTTCTCGCCTTCGGGGTCAATCAGGCCTCGCCTTCTCTGGTGGAGATGATGGAAATGTATCTGATCGGCCGGCGCGAACGGGCTGTCCGGATGATTGAAAAACTGGCCGACCTGGGCATGGAAATCACCCTCGAAGAAGTGGTTGCCATATCTGGAAGCCGTGAACTGATCGTGCGTCCGCATATCGCGCAAATCATGGTGGACCGGGGTTATGTGGCCAGCAAGAATGAAGCTTTCGACAAATATATCGGAAACGATCGACCCGCCTTCTCGCCCAAGCCGGAATTCTCCGTTCCAGACGCGATCCGGGTCATCCATGAAGCTGATGGCTTCGCGATTATCGCTCATCCGGGCAAGCTGGAAAAGGAAAGTTACATCGAGGAGTTCATCGCCATGGGCATCGACGGCCTTGAGGTCTGGCATCCGGACCACTATCAGTATCAAATCCAGGCCTATACCGAGATTTGCCAGAACAACGGCCTCTACATGACTGCCGGAAGCGATTTCCACGGCGACCCCGACCGCCACAACCACTTCGATGCCGTTCCAGCCGACAGCTTTATCCTGGAAAGCGTTAACCGCCTTTGGAGGGAATACCTTTGCCGCGTGAGCTGA
- a CDS encoding methyltransferase domain-containing protein, with protein sequence MEYDPLKDRAASLIRVWPAARVFFYRVLDLLLLRQRYVKRALRQYLPTDRGFRYYDAGAGFCQYSWHVLKNYPAAKVFANDLKRDYLEDFSRYAKKSFPGRFSWQQADLQTFTPRNSYGLATAIDILEHIQDDEAVLRNFNVALADGGILIISTPSDTDEAAKFTSEHVRPGYNKAELEDKLRACGFTILESIYSYGTWGSLAWRLLLKHPLKLIARSKLILLALPIYYLLVFPLAELLMRLDLKSSNPTGTGIIVVAQKRLSSEPDR encoded by the coding sequence ATGGAATACGATCCACTCAAAGACCGTGCCGCGAGTTTGATCAGGGTTTGGCCTGCCGCGCGCGTGTTTTTCTACCGCGTTCTGGATCTGCTGCTGCTGCGCCAGCGCTATGTGAAACGCGCCCTGCGCCAATACCTTCCCACCGACCGTGGATTCCGCTACTACGATGCCGGAGCCGGTTTCTGCCAGTATTCCTGGCATGTGTTGAAGAACTATCCCGCCGCCAAAGTCTTTGCCAACGATCTCAAACGTGATTACCTGGAGGATTTCTCCCGCTATGCTAAAAAGAGCTTCCCCGGCCGCTTTTCCTGGCAGCAGGCGGATTTGCAGACCTTCACACCGCGCAATTCCTATGGCCTGGCAACCGCGATCGACATTTTGGAACATATTCAGGACGATGAGGCCGTGCTACGCAATTTTAATGTAGCTTTGGCGGATGGCGGAATCCTGATCATCTCAACTCCCTCGGATACCGATGAGGCGGCCAAATTCACCTCTGAGCACGTTCGCCCCGGCTACAACAAGGCAGAGCTGGAAGACAAACTCCGCGCCTGCGGCTTCACCATCCTCGAAAGCATTTACAGCTACGGCACCTGGGGCAGCCTGGCCTGGCGCCTCCTACTGAAGCATCCACTAAAGTTGATTGCTCGAAGCAAGCTCATCCTGTTGGCCCTGCCAATATATTACCTGCTCGTCTTTCCCCTTGCGGAACTCCTTATGCGACTGGACCTTAAATCTTCCAACCCAACCGGAACCGGAATCATCGTCGTAGCTCAGAAACGTCTCTCTTCCGAACCGGACAGGTAA
- a CDS encoding pyridoxal phosphate-dependent aminotransferase: protein MPFLTEANRLQGVELSLIRRIMQAAPPDAINLALGELGFPLPEFLRGKALELLRTETPVYTPNAGIPLLREAIAKLHPDYTASSVCVCNGVEEALFVSMLALLNPGDCVAIPDPDYPAYLAIAKMLECKVIRLPFESDLSSVDFELWAKLLTADVKALVFSHPSNPAGHVFSEEEAERLAKLCAELGIVMIVDGIYDRLVFTGSVPEFYGHSAGLFILGGISKSHCMSGWRIGWTLAPPELAEAVVKARQYVSTCSNWLSQQLAMYALSDEGLAASREVLDQLKACRELALTRLKPWREKVMAPPAGPYLMLRTPDDDLQVCQHLAARGVICVPGRAFGSVSQGWLRINIAVPPAKLETALEIVINELYLH from the coding sequence GTGCCGTTTTTGACTGAAGCCAACCGCCTGCAAGGGGTTGAGTTATCCCTCATTCGGCGGATCATGCAGGCTGCGCCACCCGACGCCATCAACCTGGCTTTGGGTGAATTGGGATTTCCCCTGCCTGAGTTTCTGCGTGGCAAAGCGCTGGAACTGCTACGGACTGAAACCCCGGTCTATACTCCCAACGCTGGAATTCCGCTGCTGCGGGAAGCCATAGCCAAACTTCATCCCGACTACACTGCTTCTTCCGTCTGCGTTTGCAACGGAGTGGAGGAAGCCTTGTTCGTAAGCATGCTTGCTCTGCTCAATCCCGGTGACTGCGTAGCCATCCCGGACCCGGATTATCCTGCCTATTTAGCCATCGCCAAGATGCTGGAATGCAAAGTGATAAGACTTCCTTTTGAAAGTGATCTCTCAAGTGTGGATTTTGAGCTGTGGGCCAAGCTGTTAACCGCGGATGTGAAGGCTCTGGTTTTTAGCCATCCATCCAATCCTGCCGGTCATGTCTTTTCTGAAGAGGAGGCTGAACGCTTAGCAAAACTCTGCGCTGAGCTCGGCATCGTCATGATCGTTGACGGGATTTACGATCGGCTTGTTTTTACTGGGTCTGTTCCTGAATTCTACGGACACTCAGCTGGTCTTTTTATACTGGGCGGCATTTCCAAATCCCATTGCATGAGCGGCTGGAGGATTGGTTGGACCTTGGCGCCGCCGGAACTGGCAGAGGCCGTTGTGAAAGCCCGGCAATACGTATCCACCTGCAGCAATTGGCTTTCCCAGCAGCTTGCCATGTACGCTTTGTCAGACGAGGGGTTGGCTGCCTCCCGGGAAGTTTTGGACCAGTTGAAGGCCTGCCGCGAATTAGCTTTAACCAGGCTGAAACCCTGGAGGGAAAAAGTTATGGCTCCCCCGGCCGGACCTTATCTGATGCTGCGCACTCCGGATGACGACCTGCAAGTTTGCCAACACCTTGCGGCCAGAGGCGTTATTTGCGTTCCCGGACGGGCGTTCGGTTCAGTTTCACAGGGCTGGCTGCGGATCAATATCGCTGTGCCGCCAGCCAAGCTGGAAACAGCACTGGAGATTGTAATTAATGAACTATATCTTCACTAA